Within Streptomyces sp. NBC_00704, the genomic segment TGGTCCGGGTCGCCCCAGAAGATCCAGAACCGGCCGTCGTGGTGGCGCAGGGAGGGCGCCCAGACCCCGCAGTCGTGGCGCGGGACCCTGAACGCGTCGGCCGGTTCCAGGCGTTCCAGCGCGTGCCCGACCAGCGTCCAGTGGACCAGGTCGCGCGAGTGCAGCAGCGGCAGGCCGGGGGCGCGGCCGAAACTGGAGGCGGTGAGGTAGAAGTCGTCGCCGACGCGCAGGACGTCGGGGTCGGACCAGTCGGCGTCCAGGATCGGGTTGGTGTACATCCCGGCGGTCCGGTCCGGCCGGTCCGCACGGTCCGTCTCGGCGGTTGCGAGCGGGCCGGTCGTGCCGTGTGCCAGGTCCGGCTGGTTCGGCTCGTCCGGCTCGTTCGGTCCGTCCGTCGCGCGTCGCTCGCGGGCCTCGGGGCTCACTGGGTGACCGCCTTCCGCACCAGGGCCGCCGCCTCGTCGCGGTCCAGCCGGCCGTCGGCGACGACGGTGACGATCCGGCGCACGGCCGTCCCGCCGGGCGGGATCGGCAGCCGTTCGGCGAAGGCGAGCGACGATCCGACGCCCGGGTACTCGGCGGTGCGCACGAACCAGGGGTCGCGGCGGGTGGTGTCGGTGGCGCCGGCGAAGACGAGGGTCCACGCTCCGCCGTGGGCGGATCCGGCGGCGCGCGGGGAGCCGTGTCCGGTCAGGGCGAGCCAGTCGGCGCGGGCGCCGTGGACGGCCGCCTCGCCCCGCGCGTGCGCGGTGAACGCCTCGGGGGGCGCGTCCTGCTTCCTGGCCCGCCAGAAGAAGCCGCCGTAGGCGGCGCCGGGGCGTCCGTTCGTGGCCGGGCTGCCGATGGACAGCGGCCCGGACGTGACGTTGGTCAGGGAGAACGTGAAGTCGAGCGCCCAGGCGGCGGACGTGAGTCCGGTGGCCGCCACGGTACGGCGCTCCCGCAGCAGTTCGGTCCCCGAGGCGATCCAGCGCAGCTCCTCCACGAAGCCGTCGGGGTCGCGCAGCTGGAACGCGGCGTGCCACTGGGCGCCGTGATTGTCCAGCTCGGTCGGGCCGCGGTCGCGGACGTAGGTGCGGCCGCCCCAGAAGTTGTGCCCCTCGACGTCGGGTACGGCTACACCGACGCCGAGGTGGTGGGTGTGGTCGGCGGGGCTCAGCTCGGTGACCGCGGTGCCGGCCAGGGTGGTGACGGGGTGCAGACAGGGGCGCGGGGAGAGCCTGGCGGGCAGCTCGGGCCGGACGACGTAGCGGGCGACCGGGCGGCCGGCGACACGCAGGACGACCGGTGAGTCGGGTGCCGGTGCGGTCATCAGGGGCTCACCTCTTCCGGATGCGCGGTCGGGAACGCCCAGGGGGCGCCCAGTTCGGAGTAGAGGCAGAGGGTGTCGGCGGCGGCCGCGACCAGTGCGTCGACGCCCGGGACGACGCGCCGGTCCTCGTCGGGCAGCAGCCGCCAGGCCCCCTCGGGCAGCCGCACCGGGTCGGGGGCCGTCCGGATCGCCTCGACGACCCGCATGAACGACTCGGTCGCGGCGGGCGGGACCAGCAGCGGCGTCCCGTCCGTGAGGTGGTCGACGAGGTTCTCCAGCAGGTCGGTGCTGCCGTACTCGAACTCCTCGGGGCCGTGGCCGGCCCGCTGGAGCAGCACGCGGTCCTGCTTGTACCAGTAGGTGATGCGGCCGCGGGTGCCGTGGACGACGACGTACGGGTCGTCGGGGTCCTCGGCGCACAGCGTGGCCGCGACGACGACCTGCCGGCCGTCGGCCGTGCTCACCCGGACGCAGGAGGTGTCGTCGGACTCGATGGCGTTGGCGTGCGCCAGTTCGGTCTCGATGCGGGCGACGTCCTCGGCGCGGGTGGCGCCGGCCAGGGCGAGGGCGGTGGCGACGGCGTGCGCCAGCGGGTTGGTGAGCGCGCCGTCGATGACGTCGACGCCGTTCAGCCGCCGCCGGCCCGCCCAGGGCGCCCGCCGGTAGTACGCCTGGGCGCGTGCCCAGGCCCCGGCGCCGCCGACCCCGCTCACCTCGCCGATCGCGCCGTCAACGATCAGGGTGCGGATCGCGGGCAGGGCGTGCGAGCCCAGCGACTGGAACCCGATCTGGCAGGCCACGCCGGCCCGCGCGACGCCGTCGGCCATCCTGCGGAACTCGGCGTAGGACGGGGCCGGCGGCTTCTCCAGGAGGAGGTGCACGCCCCTGGCCGCCGCGGTCAGCGCGAGGTCGGTGTGGGTGGGGATCGGGGTGCAGACGACGGCGACGCGGGCGCCGGTCGTCTCCAGCAGGGCGCCGAAGTCGGCGGACTGCTCGGGCGTGCCGAGGCCCTCGGGGATCTCGGCCGGGGTCAGCGGGGTCAGTTCGCAGACGCCGGCCAGCCGGACGATGCCCTTGTCCTGGAGCCTGCGGATGTTGTCCAGGTGCCAGCGTCCGTGGCCGCGTGCGCCCGCGAGGACGACGGGGACGGCGGTGTCCGAGGTGTTCATGGGATCCTCCCTGCGCCCGCGCCGGGTACCGCCTCGCGGTCGGCCACCGCGGCGCCGTCGATCTTTCGATGCAGGGTAGGCGGCCGGGCGGACTCCGCCCCGGGAGCCGCGGCGGGGGCGGACGCGGCGGCGGAGGGCCTGGCGGTCGCGGTGCGGCGGGGGGCGCTCATCCCTTCACCGCCCCCGCGCTGAAGCCGGTGATCAGCCACTTCTGGATGAAGGCGAAGACGATCACCACGGGGACGGCGGCGATGATGCCGCCCGCGGCCAGCGCGCCCAGGTCGACGCTGTCGGCGCTCATCAGGGTGTTCAGGCCGACCGGGATCGTCTGCTTGGTCTGGTCGGACAGGAACATCAGGGCGAACAGGAAGTGGTTCCAGGCGTGCACGAAGGCGAAGGAGCCGACGGCGATGAGGCCGGGCCGCAGCAGCGGCAGGACGACGATGCGGAAAGCGGTGAACCGGCCGCAGCCGTCGACCCAGGCGGCCTCCTCCAGGGAGTAGGGGACGTTCCGGATGAAGCCGCTGATGAGGATCATCGACAGGGGCAGCTGGAAGACCGTCTCGGCGATGATGACGCTGCCCAGCGAGTTGATCATCTTGAGCTGGGCGAAGATCTGGAAGAGCGGCACGAGGAGCAGCGCGCCCGGCACGAACTGGGTGCACAGCAGGGCGAGCATGAAGCCGCGCTTGATCCTGAAGTCGAAGCGGGCGAGGGCGTAGCCGCCGGCCAGCGCGACGCCGGTGGTGAGCAGCAGGGTGGCCACGCCGGTGATCACGCTGTTCTGGAAGTAGATCCCGAAGTCGCGTTCGTTCCAGACCTTCTCGAAGTGGTCGAAGGTCATCGGCCAGGGCACGAGCGAGGTCGAGCCGGCCGGGCGGAGCGCGAACAGCAGGATCCAGTAGAACGGGACGAGGGTGAACACCAGGTAGATGCCCAGGGGAAGGTAGATCTGCCAGCGCGGGGCCTCGTCCCAGGCGCGCTTCCTGGCGTTCTTCTGCCGGCGGTCGGCCGCGGCGGGCGGGCGCACGGGGACGGGTGCGACCTCGGTGGCCTCCTTGGTGATCACTTGTCGCCTCCTCCGAACTTGCTCAGCCGCAGATAGACCATCGAGCAGAAGA encodes:
- a CDS encoding PmoA family protein encodes the protein MTAPAPDSPVVLRVAGRPVARYVVRPELPARLSPRPCLHPVTTLAGTAVTELSPADHTHHLGVGVAVPDVEGHNFWGGRTYVRDRGPTELDNHGAQWHAAFQLRDPDGFVEELRWIASGTELLRERRTVAATGLTSAAWALDFTFSLTNVTSGPLSIGSPATNGRPGAAYGGFFWRARKQDAPPEAFTAHARGEAAVHGARADWLALTGHGSPRAAGSAHGGAWTLVFAGATDTTRRDPWFVRTAEYPGVGSSLAFAERLPIPPGGTAVRRIVTVVADGRLDRDEAAALVRKAVTQ
- a CDS encoding Gfo/Idh/MocA family protein, which encodes MNTSDTAVPVVLAGARGHGRWHLDNIRRLQDKGIVRLAGVCELTPLTPAEIPEGLGTPEQSADFGALLETTGARVAVVCTPIPTHTDLALTAAARGVHLLLEKPPAPSYAEFRRMADGVARAGVACQIGFQSLGSHALPAIRTLIVDGAIGEVSGVGGAGAWARAQAYYRRAPWAGRRRLNGVDVIDGALTNPLAHAVATALALAGATRAEDVARIETELAHANAIESDDTSCVRVSTADGRQVVVAATLCAEDPDDPYVVVHGTRGRITYWYKQDRVLLQRAGHGPEEFEYGSTDLLENLVDHLTDGTPLLVPPAATESFMRVVEAIRTAPDPVRLPEGAWRLLPDEDRRVVPGVDALVAAAADTLCLYSELGAPWAFPTAHPEEVSP
- a CDS encoding carbohydrate ABC transporter permease — protein: MITKEATEVAPVPVRPPAAADRRQKNARKRAWDEAPRWQIYLPLGIYLVFTLVPFYWILLFALRPAGSTSLVPWPMTFDHFEKVWNERDFGIYFQNSVITGVATLLLTTGVALAGGYALARFDFRIKRGFMLALLCTQFVPGALLLVPLFQIFAQLKMINSLGSVIIAETVFQLPLSMILISGFIRNVPYSLEEAAWVDGCGRFTAFRIVVLPLLRPGLIAVGSFAFVHAWNHFLFALMFLSDQTKQTIPVGLNTLMSADSVDLGALAAGGIIAAVPVVIVFAFIQKWLITGFSAGAVKG